DNA sequence from the Salinibacter grassmerensis genome:
CTGGAAGGTGCGCAAGAATCACCAGAAGGGGTATCGCCGCGAGGTGGGCCACCAGGTGCTGCACCTGGATCAGGCCTTCCACGGGCGCACGGGGTATACCATGTCCCTCACGAACACGGCCGACCCGCGGAAGACGATGTACTTTCCGAAGTTTGACTGGCCCCGCATCACGAATCCGAAGGTCCACTTCCCGCTCGACGCCGACGAGCAGGAGCGCGTGCGGGCCCACGAGGAGGAGGCCCTTCGACAGGCCAAGCGCCACTTCCACGAGCGCGAGGACCAGATTGCCGCCGTCATCCTGGAGCCAATTCAAGGGGAGGGGGGCGACAACCACTTCCGGCCCTCATTCCTGAAGGAGCTGAAGGCCCTGGCCCACGAGAACGACACCCTGCTCGTGTTCGACGAGGTGCAGAGCGGGGTCGGCATCACGGGCGAGTTCTGGGCGCACCAGGCCCTCGGCGTAAAGCCCGACATCATGGCGTTTGGCAAGAAGTCGCAGGTCTGCGGCATCCTGGCGGGGCGCAAGCTCGACGAGGTGGACGACCATGTCTTTGAGACCCCCAGCCGCATCAACTCCACGTGGGGGGGCAACATCGTGGACATGGTGCGCTTCGACCGCATTCTCGAAATCATGGAGGAGGATCAGCTCGTGGACCACGCGGGACGGGTGGGGACGCACCTCCAGCACCGGCTGCACGAGTTGGCGGAGGAGTTTCCGGCCGTGTCCAACGTGCGGGGCGAGGGCCTCATGACGGCCTTCACGCTTCCGAGCACGGAGTACCGCGACCACGTGGCCCAGAAAACGTACGAGGAGGGCGCCATCATTCTCGGGTGCGGCGACCGGTCCATCCGCTTCCGCACGCCGCTCACCATTACGGAGGATGAGGTCGACGAGGGGATGGCCTGCATCCGGCAGGCCCTGGAGATGATGGCGACGGAGCACGGCCCACACGCCGACGGGACACGGTCTCACGCCCAGTAGGGCGCTTTGGGGCCGGGCACGCCGGGACAAAATCGCTGGCCCGGCGTCCTGGCAGGCCCCGACAGAGGTTACTCCTCGCGCTCGCCGGCAGCCATCAGCTCACGGGCACTCTCGAGGGCGGCGTCGGTGATGTCCTCGCCGCTGATGAGAGAGGCGACCTGCGTGGCCTGCTCATCCTCGTCGAGCCGGTGGAGCGTGGTGCGCGTGGTGCCGTCCTCCACGACCTTCTCCACCTTGAAG
Encoded proteins:
- the lat gene encoding L-lysine 6-transaminase — its product is MEAVSPNSVRPAEVKELLSEHMLTKGMMPMVLDMEASQGVRLHDEKSGRSLIDLFGFYASNPLGMNHPKMGGDEAFMERLVDAALNKVTNSDVMTGHMARFVDTFDRVGIPDYLPYTFFISGGALAVENALKTAFDWKVRKNHQKGYRREVGHQVLHLDQAFHGRTGYTMSLTNTADPRKTMYFPKFDWPRITNPKVHFPLDADEQERVRAHEEEALRQAKRHFHEREDQIAAVILEPIQGEGGDNHFRPSFLKELKALAHENDTLLVFDEVQSGVGITGEFWAHQALGVKPDIMAFGKKSQVCGILAGRKLDEVDDHVFETPSRINSTWGGNIVDMVRFDRILEIMEEDQLVDHAGRVGTHLQHRLHELAEEFPAVSNVRGEGLMTAFTLPSTEYRDHVAQKTYEEGAIILGCGDRSIRFRTPLTITEDEVDEGMACIRQALEMMATEHGPHADGTRSHAQ